One part of the Nostoc sp. PCC 7120 = FACHB-418 genome encodes these proteins:
- a CDS encoding carbohydrate ABC transporter permease, which translates to MPKISTKSWLDNDTFAAWAFLAPAVILLGLFVLWPIAYLFYLSFTAGSFTSTGTYWVGFKNYWRLLLNPDFWQVIGNTVYFTVASVIPSLVIPLGLAVLLNRSMALRGVLRSAYFLPSIISLVAAGLGFRWLFQTSGPVNAFLNIFGIPAISWLGDTFWAMPVLIILSIWKQLGFNMVVFLAGLQAIPPSRYEAAELDGANGWRQFWHITLPGLRPTLIFATVTTAIFTLRSFEQVYVMTGGGPLNTTNLLVYYIYQEAFGQFDFGYAAAAATVLLAMALVLVYLQLRTWEEEA; encoded by the coding sequence ATGCCGAAAATATCCACTAAGTCATGGTTAGACAATGATACATTCGCCGCTTGGGCTTTTCTCGCCCCGGCTGTAATTTTGTTGGGTTTATTTGTCCTGTGGCCTATTGCCTATTTGTTTTATCTAAGTTTTACTGCTGGCAGTTTCACTTCCACAGGTACATATTGGGTAGGTTTCAAGAATTACTGGCGATTGTTACTTAACCCTGATTTTTGGCAAGTTATTGGTAACACCGTTTATTTTACGGTAGCTTCTGTAATCCCCAGCTTAGTGATTCCTTTGGGGCTAGCAGTTTTATTGAACCGTTCTATGGCCTTGCGGGGGGTGCTACGTAGTGCATATTTTCTACCATCAATTATTTCTCTGGTTGCTGCTGGGTTAGGCTTTCGTTGGTTGTTTCAAACCTCTGGCCCGGTAAACGCATTTTTAAATATATTTGGCATCCCAGCAATTTCTTGGTTAGGCGATACCTTTTGGGCAATGCCTGTACTAATCATTTTAAGCATTTGGAAACAACTAGGGTTTAATATGGTGGTGTTCTTGGCAGGGTTGCAAGCCATTCCCCCCAGTCGCTACGAAGCCGCAGAATTAGATGGTGCCAATGGTTGGCGACAGTTTTGGCATATCACCCTACCAGGATTAAGACCCACTTTAATCTTTGCCACTGTCACCACGGCTATTTTTACATTGCGGAGTTTTGAGCAAGTTTATGTAATGACTGGTGGAGGCCCTTTAAATACAACTAACTTACTGGTTTACTACATCTATCAGGAAGCTTTCGGACAATTTGATTTTGGTTACGCCGCCGCCGCCGCAACGGTACTATTAGCTATGGCTTTGGTTCTTGTGTATTTGCAATTGCGTACTTGGGAAGAGGAAGCATAA
- a CDS encoding CPBP family intramembrane glutamic endopeptidase translates to MVEQQKQEPEIPYLTRTQVLVAMGVTAVLLWTIAKLWLRFGNFLLFEWHWYPRDFLLGLGVGLIITILSGLAYSFWKAYRRSADYYLELVLKPLAWPDLIWLGLLPGLSEELLFRGVMLPALGLDHFAVIGSSLCFGILHLSGSQQWPYVIWATIVGVILGYSALWTGNLLVPIVAHIMTNLVSSCLWKLRQS, encoded by the coding sequence GTGGTTGAACAACAAAAACAAGAACCAGAAATTCCATACTTAACACGTACCCAAGTGCTAGTGGCGATGGGTGTAACTGCCGTCTTGTTGTGGACAATTGCTAAGTTATGGTTGCGCTTTGGGAACTTTTTGTTATTTGAATGGCATTGGTACCCAAGAGATTTTTTGCTGGGGCTTGGTGTAGGGTTAATTATTACTATTTTAAGTGGGCTAGCTTATAGCTTCTGGAAGGCATACCGCAGAAGCGCCGACTATTACTTAGAATTAGTGCTGAAACCCTTAGCTTGGCCGGACTTAATTTGGTTGGGGTTACTACCAGGACTAAGTGAAGAATTGTTATTTCGCGGTGTTATGTTACCCGCTTTAGGCTTAGACCATTTTGCCGTTATTGGTTCTAGTTTATGCTTTGGTATTCTGCACCTGAGTGGTTCCCAACAATGGCCTTACGTCATTTGGGCAACCATTGTTGGGGTAATACTGGGGTATAGCGCCTTGTGGACTGGTAACTTGCTAGTGCCAATTGTGGCTCATATCATGACCAATTTGGTTTCTAGTTGTTTGTGGAAACTGCGCCAGTCGTAG
- a CDS encoding lysophospholipid acyltransferase family protein, translating into MINQPSESLINTHLEQNINQGYKFSWFDWFCLWYPPGWLILFNRHWQHYHQDPDGWNWLEYVLFLIPGGFYLALLSRWLRLGCRSPRTETEEFNPNYQQAFREEILAPIVQHYFRSELHQVENLPSTGPMIVAMNHAGMCFPWDFISLGYLLGQTKGWIAQPIAEGSLFEHPWMVWWLPPKWSQVLGAVRADLSDFEAAVAQDKILLYAPEGIRGPRKGWRQRYQLQKFDLSFVQLSDRYHIPILPVICIGSESLHPWTINLKKLRKLFKLPFLPLSPLIFALIVFPSMGVWAMRTRLHYFFEPVETLNDKVFDCDSSQERKLVYQRTKEFQQRLQFRVNQLLNKNLGVEE; encoded by the coding sequence GTGATTAATCAACCATCTGAAAGTTTGATAAATACTCACTTAGAGCAAAATATCAACCAGGGGTATAAATTTAGCTGGTTTGATTGGTTTTGTTTGTGGTATCCCCCTGGCTGGTTGATTTTATTTAACCGTCACTGGCAACATTATCATCAAGACCCAGATGGATGGAATTGGTTAGAATATGTACTATTTTTAATTCCTGGTGGATTTTATTTAGCATTGTTGAGTAGATGGTTGCGTCTGGGTTGTCGTTCTCCCAGAACAGAGACTGAGGAATTTAACCCAAATTATCAACAAGCTTTTCGGGAAGAGATTTTAGCCCCAATTGTGCAGCATTATTTCCGTAGTGAATTGCATCAAGTTGAGAATTTACCATCAACAGGCCCGATGATTGTGGCGATGAATCATGCAGGAATGTGTTTTCCTTGGGATTTTATTAGTTTGGGTTATTTATTAGGTCAAACAAAAGGTTGGATAGCCCAACCAATAGCAGAGGGTTCATTATTTGAACATCCTTGGATGGTGTGGTGGCTACCTCCCAAATGGTCGCAGGTTTTGGGTGCAGTCCGGGCTGATTTGAGTGATTTTGAGGCAGCCGTAGCACAAGATAAAATTCTGTTATATGCACCAGAAGGAATACGGGGGCCTCGTAAAGGCTGGCGACAACGTTACCAACTACAGAAATTTGATTTAAGTTTTGTACAGTTGAGCGATCGCTATCATATCCCCATTCTCCCGGTTATCTGTATCGGTAGCGAATCTTTACATCCTTGGACTATTAATTTAAAAAAATTACGCAAATTGTTTAAATTACCATTTTTACCACTATCACCTTTAATATTTGCTTTAATTGTCTTCCCTTCAATGGGTGTTTGGGCAATGAGAACTCGCTTACATTACTTTTTTGAGCCTGTGGAAACATTAAATGACAAGGTATTTGATTGTGATTCTAGTCAGGAACGTAAGTTAGTTTATCAACGTACTAAAGAATTTCAACAACGATTACAATTTCGCGTGAATCAATTATTGAATAAAAATTTGGGTGTTGAGGAATAG
- a CDS encoding 2Fe-2S iron-sulfur cluster-binding protein has product MSKTYTVEILHQGKTHTLQVPEDKTILSVADEQGLDLPSSCHAGVCTTCAGQIITGTVDQSDGMGVSPELQQQGYALLCVAYPRSDLKIETEKEDTVYQMQFGK; this is encoded by the coding sequence ATGTCTAAGACTTACACCGTTGAGATTCTCCACCAAGGTAAAACCCACACTTTACAGGTTCCTGAAGATAAAACTATTTTATCAGTTGCAGATGAACAAGGGTTAGATTTACCTAGTTCTTGCCATGCTGGTGTTTGTACAACTTGCGCTGGTCAAATTATTACCGGAACTGTAGATCAAAGTGATGGTATGGGGGTTAGCCCAGAACTACAACAACAAGGTTACGCATTGCTTTGTGTAGCCTATCCTCGTTCCGATTTGAAAATTGAAACCGAAAAAGAAGATACTGTTTATCAAATGCAATTCGGTAAGTAA
- a CDS encoding DUF3326 domain-containing protein has product MNRPYTAILIVPTGVGAAIGGYAGDALPVARLIAQVCDRLITHPNVLNGASLYWNIPNSFYVEGYGLDKFAAGCWGLRPVRNNKIGLLLDQGIEPDLRLRHLQAADAARATLGLTITDHVITDAPLNVELRTAPSGASWGTIGNPDSLLRAAEILINKSGAEAIAIVARFPDDMDEVAAQNYRHGQGVDPIAGAEAVISHLVVRNFQIPCAHSPALAPEPPYPDLSPRSAAEELGYTFLPSVLVGLSRAPQFILEKESSQSHLEDIWAEQVDAIIMPATACGSSALLSLSQKQCQIITVEENQTQIQVTAQALGIKSIQVKSYLEAVGLIVAHKAGINPKSLCH; this is encoded by the coding sequence ATGAATCGTCCTTACACTGCTATCTTGATTGTACCTACTGGTGTTGGTGCAGCGATTGGGGGATATGCGGGGGATGCTTTACCTGTTGCTAGATTAATAGCACAGGTTTGCGATCGCCTGATAACTCACCCCAACGTCCTTAATGGTGCTAGTTTATACTGGAACATCCCCAACTCTTTCTATGTGGAAGGTTATGGGCTTGATAAATTTGCTGCCGGATGTTGGGGACTAAGGCCTGTACGCAATAACAAAATTGGTTTACTTTTAGACCAGGGTATTGAGCCAGATTTAAGACTACGACACTTACAAGCAGCCGATGCAGCGCGGGCGACTTTGGGTTTAACTATCACAGATCATGTAATTACTGATGCGCCCTTGAACGTAGAATTACGGACTGCACCATCAGGCGCAAGTTGGGGGACAATTGGCAACCCCGATAGTTTATTACGAGCTGCCGAAATATTAATTAACAAAAGTGGGGCAGAAGCGATCGCAATTGTTGCCCGTTTCCCTGATGATATGGATGAGGTAGCAGCGCAAAATTACCGTCACGGTCAAGGTGTAGACCCCATTGCCGGGGCAGAAGCAGTCATTAGCCATTTAGTAGTTAGAAACTTTCAGATTCCTTGCGCCCATTCCCCCGCTTTAGCACCAGAACCCCCATATCCAGACTTATCACCCCGTTCTGCGGCAGAAGAACTAGGTTATACTTTCTTACCGAGCGTACTCGTAGGTTTAAGCCGCGCACCACAATTTATATTAGAGAAAGAGTCAAGCCAATCTCACCTAGAAGACATTTGGGCAGAGCAAGTGGATGCTATTATCATGCCAGCAACAGCCTGCGGTAGCAGCGCCTTACTCAGCCTAAGTCAAAAGCAATGCCAAATTATCACTGTAGAGGAAAATCAAACTCAAATTCAAGTCACTGCCCAAGCCTTAGGAATTAAATCCATACAAGTAAAATCTTATTTGGAAGCAGTCGGCTTAATAGTAGCCCACAAAGCAGGCATTAATCCAAAGTCCCTTTGTCATTAG
- a CDS encoding methylenetetrahydrofolate reductase, with protein sequence MDDNHSYTALNYFSKAAQAGEFLVTAEVAPPKGGNPTHMIEMAATLKGRVHAVNITDGSRAVLRMSSLVASAILLQQGIEPICQMACRDRNRIALQADLMGAHALGIRNILALTGDPVKAGDHPEAKAVFDLEAVRLLQLIRKMNQGVDCNDKPLTDGATDLFVGAAVDPQCASWSGLQSRFERKIEAGAQFFQSQLITDFEKLEKFMDKIASTHKKPILAGIFLLKSAKNAQFINRCVPGVNIPEHIIDRLAKAKDPLEEGVKIAAEQVQTARQLCHGVHMMAVKREDLIPKILDLAGVAPVNQLVAK encoded by the coding sequence ATGGACGATAACCATAGCTATACTGCTTTGAATTATTTCAGTAAAGCCGCGCAAGCGGGGGAATTTTTAGTTACCGCCGAGGTAGCACCACCGAAAGGGGGAAATCCCACTCATATGATTGAAATGGCGGCGACTCTTAAGGGGAGAGTTCATGCTGTCAATATTACCGATGGTAGCCGTGCGGTGTTGCGGATGTCTTCATTGGTAGCATCGGCAATTTTGTTGCAACAGGGTATTGAACCAATTTGTCAGATGGCTTGCCGCGATCGCAACCGTATTGCATTACAAGCCGACCTCATGGGCGCTCACGCCTTGGGTATTCGTAATATTTTAGCTTTGACTGGCGACCCAGTAAAAGCAGGCGATCATCCTGAAGCCAAAGCCGTCTTTGATTTGGAAGCAGTACGACTATTGCAACTAATTCGGAAAATGAATCAAGGTGTTGATTGCAACGATAAACCCTTGACCGATGGCGCAACCGATTTATTTGTCGGTGCAGCCGTAGACCCCCAATGTGCGAGTTGGTCTGGTTTGCAAAGTCGCTTTGAACGCAAAATCGAAGCAGGGGCGCAGTTTTTTCAAAGTCAATTAATCACTGATTTTGAAAAACTAGAAAAGTTTATGGATAAGATAGCTTCAACCCATAAAAAACCAATTTTGGCTGGAATTTTTCTGTTGAAATCCGCAAAAAATGCCCAATTTATTAATAGGTGCGTTCCCGGTGTAAATATACCAGAACACATTATTGATAGATTAGCCAAAGCCAAAGACCCGCTAGAAGAAGGTGTAAAAATTGCTGCCGAACAAGTACAAACAGCGCGGCAATTGTGTCATGGTGTCCACATGATGGCAGTCAAGCGGGAAGATTTGATTCCCAAAATTCTGGACTTGGCTGGTGTTGCACCAGTTAATCAGCTAGTAGCGAAGTAA
- a CDS encoding S8 family serine peptidase, producing MKKLTWIICGLSASCLSVPVLAAALQSSLGTNGIDALKLHQPPYNLLGRKIAIGQVEIGRPGMFGWDKAVSKNRAVSLAAVFLRNGPAKSNNGVDPHAYNVAGVMVSRDKGLPGVAPAAKLYSSAVGSTKNMGQPEECLSAQHIASQNGGDVRAINFSFGEPLNRDPRPEAVLDGNALLTLCVDWSSRVHDVVYAIAGNQGKGGIPIPTDNFNGINVAFSSRREGIFNKVDVSNLAGVNQGVSGRLAGKEFNIDGRRAVSIVAPGSNINLLNPDGKLNKVTGTSFAAPHLTATVALLQEFGDRQLRTKKPNWSIDSRRQQVMKAVLLNSAEKIQDSGDGLRLGMTRTLIDKQSQDWLASDAYQDPKIPLNAQMGTGHLNAFRAYQQFSAGQWQPTAPVPGIGWDYRQVDIGKSVDYALTRPLKKDSFVAITLSWNRLVELNDTNKNQQFDVGENFRDRKLNNLDLYLVKADTNNIDSGVACSSISEVDSVEHIFCPVPAHGNYKIRVQFQKQLNEATQPYALAWWTVPN from the coding sequence ATGAAAAAACTAACTTGGATAATTTGCGGATTAAGTGCTTCCTGTTTAAGTGTGCCTGTGTTGGCTGCGGCTTTACAAAGTTCATTGGGAACTAACGGTATTGATGCTTTGAAGTTACACCAACCTCCTTATAATTTGCTTGGTAGAAAGATTGCTATCGGTCAGGTGGAAATCGGTCGTCCGGGGATGTTTGGTTGGGATAAGGCTGTGTCTAAAAATCGTGCTGTTTCACTGGCGGCTGTTTTTTTACGCAATGGCCCAGCTAAATCGAATAACGGTGTTGACCCCCATGCTTATAATGTGGCTGGTGTAATGGTCAGTAGGGACAAAGGTTTACCTGGGGTTGCGCCGGCAGCGAAATTATATTCGTCGGCGGTAGGTTCTACAAAAAATATGGGTCAACCAGAAGAGTGTTTATCGGCCCAGCACATAGCATCACAAAATGGTGGTGATGTCCGTGCTATTAACTTTAGCTTTGGTGAACCTCTTAACCGTGACCCTCGACCAGAGGCTGTTTTAGATGGGAATGCTTTACTGACTTTGTGTGTTGACTGGTCGAGTCGTGTTCATGATGTCGTGTATGCGATCGCAGGCAATCAGGGTAAAGGTGGTATTCCTATCCCTACAGACAATTTTAACGGAATAAACGTGGCTTTTTCATCCCGAAGAGAGGGAATTTTCAATAAAGTTGACGTTTCTAACCTAGCAGGCGTTAACCAAGGTGTTAGCGGTCGTCTGGCTGGTAAGGAATTTAATATAGATGGCCGTCGCGCCGTTAGTATAGTAGCGCCTGGTAGTAATATTAACTTGCTCAATCCTGATGGCAAGTTGAACAAGGTCACAGGGACAAGTTTTGCTGCACCTCATCTCACCGCTACGGTGGCTTTACTACAAGAATTTGGTGATAGACAGCTACGCACCAAAAAACCAAACTGGAGCATTGATAGCCGCCGTCAGCAAGTGATGAAAGCAGTACTACTCAATTCAGCCGAAAAGATTCAAGATAGTGGTGATGGTTTACGCTTGGGCATGACTCGCACACTTATTGATAAACAAAGCCAAGACTGGCTAGCTTCTGATGCCTACCAAGACCCCAAAATTCCTTTAAATGCCCAAATGGGAACGGGTCATTTAAATGCGTTTCGTGCTTATCAGCAATTTAGCGCTGGTCAATGGCAACCAACAGCACCAGTTCCAGGGATTGGTTGGGATTATCGACAAGTAGATATAGGCAAGTCTGTTGATTATGCGTTAACAAGACCACTCAAGAAAGATAGTTTTGTAGCTATTACTCTTAGTTGGAACCGTTTGGTAGAATTAAATGATACTAATAAAAATCAGCAATTTGATGTAGGTGAAAATTTCCGCGATCGCAAGCTGAATAACCTCGATCTTTATCTAGTAAAAGCTGATACCAATAATATAGATTCTGGTGTTGCTTGTTCTTCTATTAGTGAAGTTGATAGTGTAGAACATATTTTCTGCCCTGTTCCTGCTCATGGAAACTACAAAATCCGTGTCCAGTTCCAGAAGCAGCTTAATGAAGCCACTCAGCCCTATGCCTTAGCTTGGTGGACAGTCCCGAATTAA
- the rpe gene encoding ribulose-phosphate 3-epimerase: protein MTQNRSEKPIVISPSILSADFSRLGDEIRAVDAAGADWIHVDVMDGRFVPNITIGPLVVEAIRPVTKKPLDVHLMIVEPEKYVEDFAKAGADIISVHCEHNASPHLHRTLGQIKELGKQAGVVLNPGTPLELIEYVLELCDLILIMSVNPGFGGQSFIPGVVPKIRQLRQMCDERGLDPWIEVDGGLKANNTWQVLEAGANAIVAGSAVFNAKDYAEAITNIRNSKRPTPELAKV, encoded by the coding sequence ATGACCCAAAACCGATCTGAAAAACCCATAGTAATCTCTCCATCTATCCTATCAGCCGACTTTAGCCGCTTAGGTGACGAAATTCGCGCTGTAGATGCAGCTGGAGCCGATTGGATTCATGTTGATGTAATGGACGGTCGTTTTGTACCTAATATTACGATAGGTCCTCTGGTAGTGGAGGCGATTCGTCCAGTTACAAAGAAACCTCTGGATGTCCACTTGATGATAGTGGAGCCAGAAAAGTATGTAGAAGATTTTGCTAAAGCAGGCGCTGACATCATTTCTGTTCATTGTGAACATAACGCTTCACCACATCTGCACCGCACCCTGGGACAAATCAAAGAATTAGGTAAACAAGCAGGTGTCGTACTCAATCCTGGTACACCTTTAGAACTAATCGAATATGTTCTAGAACTGTGCGACCTCATACTAATTATGAGTGTTAACCCCGGCTTTGGTGGTCAAAGCTTTATTCCTGGGGTAGTACCCAAAATCCGCCAGTTGCGTCAAATGTGTGACGAACGCGGTTTAGACCCTTGGATTGAAGTAGACGGCGGGCTAAAAGCTAACAATACTTGGCAAGTTTTAGAAGCAGGCGCGAATGCAATTGTGGCCGGTTCTGCTGTATTTAATGCTAAGGATTATGCAGAGGCGATTACTAATATTCGCAACAGCAAGCGTCCTACACCAGAATTGGCGAAGGTCTAG
- the purN gene encoding phosphoribosylglycinamide formyltransferase — protein MTLRPDSTFSLVSPSINTYQFSHGAPVKLGVMASGSGSNFEAVAQAIEDQQLNAQIQVLIYNNPTAKAATRAANRGIKTVLLNHREYKNREILDQKIVETLRQYDVEWIILAGWMRVVTSVLIDAFPRRIINIHPSLLPSFKGIHAVEQALEAQVKITGCTVHLVSLEVDSGPILMQAAVPILPDDTAETLHARIQIQEHRILPQAIALATQTNRTYA, from the coding sequence ATGACCCTCCGCCCTGATTCTACCTTTAGCCTTGTTTCTCCCAGCATTAATACATATCAATTTTCTCATGGCGCTCCTGTGAAACTGGGGGTGATGGCTTCTGGTAGTGGTAGCAATTTTGAGGCAGTTGCTCAAGCTATTGAAGACCAGCAACTCAATGCCCAAATCCAAGTTTTAATTTACAATAATCCCACCGCTAAGGCAGCAACTAGAGCAGCTAACAGAGGAATAAAAACGGTTTTGTTAAACCACCGCGAATACAAAAATCGGGAAATTCTTGATCAAAAAATTGTGGAAACTCTACGCCAATATGATGTGGAATGGATAATTTTAGCTGGTTGGATGCGTGTGGTGACATCGGTTTTAATTGATGCCTTTCCCCGGAGGATTATTAATATTCACCCTAGTTTGTTACCTAGCTTTAAGGGTATTCATGCTGTAGAACAAGCTTTAGAGGCTCAGGTGAAAATTACAGGCTGCACGGTGCATTTGGTTTCTTTAGAAGTGGATAGCGGGCCGATTTTGATGCAGGCGGCCGTGCCAATATTACCCGATGACACAGCAGAGACACTCCACGCCAGGATTCAGATTCAGGAACACCGTATATTACCACAGGCGATCGCTCTGGCGACTCAAACTAATAGGACTTACGCATAA